ATCCCAGGACCACTCACAGCCCTGCTGGGTGGAAGCAAACGgcccctcctcacccctgcccACCCTCTTGGCAGTCTGCCCCTAGGACTGGTCAGACAGGTTCCCGTGGCTGGCCTGGGTGCGGTCACTCTCTGGTGGGGGCCGGCGATGGAGCAAGGCGAGGAGCCTGGCACGCCAAGTGCCTGCACAGGGTCAGGGCAGTGACCCATCCGTCCCACGCCTGGAGACCTCTGCATGCCAGAcagctgccctgccctgctctgctgTGGGGCTCGTCACCCTGTGTCAGGGAAGGGCTGGCCTGGTGTGAGGACCCGTCTGTCCTGCATGGCCAGCTCAGCTGCCACCTCCTGGCCTTTCCTCTGCCTGCCTGGAACACCAGGGTGCCCCATGCTGGCCTCAGCAGTCGCTCCCTTCCCGACATCCTGGCCCGCAGCGGTGAGGCAGTGCCTGTGCAGAGCAGCCTAGCGCCTCCAGCTCAGCCCCAGAGAGACCCTCGCCCAGCTCAGACAGACCAGGAGACGGCCCCAGCACCCATGGCcccagcctccttccctccctgttcCCTGCTTCGTCCCCAAGGCGTGGTCCAGACCACCTCCTCCCGGAAGCCCAGGCCTCGGGGCAGGACGTGCAGGAATTCGACATTTCCTGGGAAACTATAAAAACATCCCAGCAGAGGCGGGGAGGTGAATCACCCGTGGGCAGGGCGTGATTCAGGCTGTCTGGGCCCTCCTGTCCTGAGCTTCCACTCCCTGAAACCTGCAGCACCTGCCGCACCCACCACCCTCCTGCCAGCACGCTTCTCCTCTTGGAGGCCTTTCCTGGGGTCCCCCCAGTTCCATCCTCCTCCTGGCCGACCCACGGACTAACCCCAGGGAGCTCACATCCAGACCCTGCTCGGCCAGGGCTGTGGACACACTGCAAGTCCCTGGGGCACCTCTGGGCAGGCCGGAGAGTGAGTGTCGGGAGGCAGCGGCAGCCCTGTCCCTGCAACGTCTACAGTGACTGTGTGTGTCCTCGAGTGCGCATGGGGCTgatgctgtgtgtgtgcacgtgtgtgtccTCGAGCCCACACGAGGGGAAGGGTGCTCTGTGTCCAGCTACAAGGCCCTCCCAAAGGAGCCGTGGCAAAGAAGAGTTGCTGGGAGACCAccttgctttattgcctgggcctTAAGGTAATCAGGAGCGTCCCTCTCCAGCCAGGGCCTGGGATTCCGTTTCAGGAGCTTGGGCTGAGCGGTCACCTTCCTGGTGGGACCATGCCCAGTCCCTGGTGGGAAGGGGCCGGTGCCCGTGACAGTAGCCACCCCGAATGTTCAGGCACTGCCTGGGTCCTGGCCCTGGCGGGGTGGGCGGGGCTAGGAGACgacgcagcagcagcagctgtggcAGCGGCAGAAGGGGGGACAGTGGCAGCAGCGGCAgcaggggcagcagcagcagtggtggGCTATGTCGTCACCGCGCCCCACGGGCGGACGGCCGGCATAGGTCAGTCCGGCCGGGCGCCGACTGCTGCCGTATGGGTTGCCAGGCTGTTGCCAGGCCTGCTGGTCCTGGATGGGCGCAGCCCCCTGGGTACCCTTGGCGCCCTTGGGCCCTGGGACCTCGGTCGGCTGCAAGAGGCGGGTTGGCTCCGGGGCACAGGGCCCCACTGGCAGTGGCTGCATCTCCGAGGATGGGGAACAGGCGGGAGCCTCCTCTAACTGCTGCCCCAGGTCGGGCCGCAGGTGAGCCCGGGGGATGCTGATGTGGGCATAGGGGTTCTTGACGACCATCTCATGGGGGTCCATAGCCTACCTGCAGGGGTGGGCAGAGAAGACAGATACCGACTCAGTGAAGTGGGATGGCTGCCCACAAGCCTGTGGCCCAAGAAAGCCCCCACCCAGGAGCAGCGTGCCGTGTCCAAGGCAAATGTGCCCAGGGGTGCAGTGACCTCAAAGTGACCTGCATGTGTGGGCAAGGCTGCTGTCATGGGCAGGAGCCAAGCAAGAGCGAGGGCTGGTGCCTCCCCGCTGCCTCCCCTGCCAGGGATCCTGCCCTCCTCTGGTGGCATTGCCCCTGGGATGGAGCTGGGAATGGGATGAAAGAGGCTGAGAGACTGGAGAGAAGGGGCTGACCCTGCAGTGCCCCTGAATTCAGGGCAGTCCCAGGGCTGAGGGCTCACCTATGGTGGCAGGGCGGCAGCCTGTCCTCTCGGTCCTCTGTGCTCTAGGTCCCAGTGCCTGAGTTGAGCGGCTGGGAGCGCCTTTTCCCTCCTTGGGAGGGGCGGGGCCATGGGCGGGGCTCAGAGATGGGGTTCCCAAGAGGCCCCAGCAACTGGAGCACGGCAGCTGGCCCACCCCTCATCCTCAGGTGGGTGGCAGCCTAGACCTGGGCTCCGAGGGGCACTGCCAAGCCCAGTGACTCAGTCCCCTCACATCCAGGGCACGGCCTGGCCCTAAAGGGCATCTGCAGCTTGCCAGAGATGAGGGCAGGAGGCAAGCCTGAGGTCACGGCTCCGGAAAGGAAGTGGGGCGAAGCCCTCGAATTCTCGGGCTGCAGTCCCCAGCTGTTGCTCACGCACCTCAAAACCCTGGCTGAGGCAGGGCCTCTGAGCCTCTGCTCAGCGGAGACCAAGGTGTTTGACAGGATAGGCTCTTGGggctttctgcctttttttttttttttttttttttttgagacggagttttgttctttgttgccccggctggagtgcaatggggctatctcggctcattgcaacctctgcctcctgggttcgggcgatttctcacttcagcctccggagcagctgggattacaggagcccatcaccacccccggctaatttttgtatttttagtagagacggggtttcaccgtattggccgggctggtctcaaacctctggcctcaggtgatccgcccgcctcggcctcccaatgtgctgggattacaggcatgaggcgcCGCGCCTGGCGGTTCTTCGTttaagaaagggtctcactctgccgtCCCGGCTGGAGCAGTGGCATCatctgggctccctgcaacctcaacctcctgggctctggagatcctcccgcctcggcctcccgagtggctgCGCGGGCCGCAGGCGCATCCTCTGTGGAGAGGTGGGTCTCACCGCGGCctggctgatctcagactcccagGGTGACCTGCCCAGctgcacctcccaaagtgctggattccAGGCGCGAGGCACTGCGCCGGGCGGTTTTCCTTTTTCACTGAGAAAACATGTTTGATTTGCACGTTTGGTCACGGGTCTTAACGATCAATGACACGGGCTTTAGACGCTgctcacattttattatttatttatttactttaaaatattttattagaattattttgataaaacCAGATACTTGTGTAAGACAAATATAGGAAGTAGAAGCTATCTACCTGAAGTGACCCCAAGTTCCAAGCATTCTTCCGCCAGTAAGGTGACAGTTGATCACACAGGGTGATGCAGGAAAGCTTTAAGTTCTTAGGAGATGCCCAGCACCAGGCAGAACACACTCTTTTTGTCGCTGCTCACATTTTAAACTCGTTCCTCGAACTGCAGTTACCCTCTGGCTGGCGGGCGTGGGGTCCACACGGGGCCCCCTAGCGTCCCCACCCTGGGCCCCCGCCTCCAGCCCGGCTGCGGCTCCGTCTGCACCGGCACAGGCAGGGGCGCCGCGGGGCGGTGGACGCCGGGGGACGGTGGGCGCCGGGGGACGGTGGGAGCCGCGGGGCGGTGGGAGCCGGGGGACGGTGGGCGCCGGGGGGCGGTGGGAGCCGGGGGACGGTGGGCGCCGGGGGGCGGTGGGAACCGCGGGGCGGCCCAGGGCGGCGGGGGTCTTGGCGCCCAGAGGAGCACCAGGAAGGGCGGGGTGCAGTCACGTGGCCCGGAGGCCAGGGCGAGCGGGGTGGTCTGCGTGCGGCCCGTCCGACCGGTCCCGGCCCCGATCTGGGTAGAACCAGGCGCTGCGGGGCACCCAACACCCCGAAGGCCGGCGACAGACGTCCACTGCGCAGGCGCCGGAAGCCCCGCCTACCGCCCTGCGTGCGCCTACGGCGCATGCGCCAACTAGGCGGAGAACGGCCGTGGAAATTTTATTCCCCAGAAGCCTTCGCGCTCTAGGGTTTCTCGAAAGACCCGGTTCGGATGTCACCGATACTCGGCTTGGACCTCCCCAGCTCTGAACGGTGGGGCTGAAAAGGCCCGGCTCTGGGGGCGGGGCCTcgtggcgggggcggggcctcctCCCTTATGGGGCGGGGCCTCgcggagggggcggggcccgCGGCCTGGTGCGTCCTCGGGCGCGCGCCGGGTCGGCAGGTGAGCGAGGCCTGCGGCGGAGCTGGACCCCCAGCCCTCCCCGGGCCCAGGCTGCCTCAGGTGCCCCACCATCGTGACAGGCCCCGTAAGGCCCCGCGAGCAGCCCCCGTGAGCCGCACACCTCTCCCTACTGCTCTCTGAGTGACACTGGCCCGAGGCCCAACGGAGGGGCCAAGCCAGACCCTAAGGGCAGGGCCGCTGCTCCAGCCTGGTGTGCCCACGCGGGCTCCCGCACAAGGGGCAGCGTGCCCTCGGGCTCGGCGCTCCGCAGGTCCTGTGGCTCTGCCTAGAGCGGGTGCGGTCCGGCCTGTCCAGCGGAGAGAGGGGCTGAAGGAGGCCAGGCTGTGCAGGGCCTGGTGCGGGGTCCGGAGCGGGTCACAGCAAGCCGCAGAGGCCCTCGAAGGCCTGGTTCCCTGCCTGGCGGTGACCCGCAAGCCCTGAGTCCTTCCCTCGCCCGAGGGCTCTGCAGGCAGAAGGCGGACCCAGGCGGGCAGAGCAGCCGGGCTGAGGGAGCTGAGAGGTCCGGCCTGCGCGCTGGTGGTGGGCGAGGCTGCCCGCTGAGTGCCCGGGCCACGCTTCCCCGGGCAGGTGCGGTCCTCAGGGCCGCCTCCGCCCCGCGCGGGGCTGCCAGCCTGTCTTTCGCGCACTCCCACCCGGCCCGGCCGtccactgcctcggccttctCCTGCCCCGCTCGTGCCCCTTAGGGTCCCAGCGCCCTCTCCGAGCTGCGGCACCGGGCACGGGCGGGGCTGGAGGCCTCGGGGCCTTTCCTGGGGGCGGGGGGCGCCGGTGGGCCCTGGAACCAGCTCCCCTGCGACCCTCCGCGCGGGTGCCCTCCCTCCCGCTCCGGCGTCCGGAGGCCTCCTAGTGTGAGGAGGAGAACGGCCGATTCCCCCAGAATTTGGGGAGGCTTGACCAGGACCCAGGGTCAGCCTGGGCAGGAGGGGAGCGGAGAACTGGGGGCGACGCGGGGGTCCTGCTCCCTAAGCAGCCTGC
The sequence above is a segment of the Saimiri boliviensis isolate mSaiBol1 chromosome 2, mSaiBol1.pri, whole genome shotgun sequence genome. Coding sequences within it:
- the CYSRT1 gene encoding cysteine-rich tail protein 1; this encodes MDPHEMVVKNPYAHISIPRAHLRPDLGQQLEEAPACSPSSEMQPLPVGPCAPEPTRLLQPTEVPGPKGAKGTQGAAPIQDQQAWQQPGNPYGSSRRPAGLTYAGRPPVGRGDDIAHHCCCCPCCRCCHCPPFCRCHSCCCCVVS